The Pyrenophora tritici-repentis strain M4 chromosome 10, whole genome shotgun sequence genome contains a region encoding:
- a CDS encoding FRQ1, Ca2+-binding protein (EF-Hand superfamily) codes for MATVKEEVREVLLGTTDEPQLSQLTRAVFMKHAEKDESGEYYLNEDQFITAVAPESEDYHKIKRFQYGILFQVADRDQKGKVSIHDWSVFQNLLAKPDAEYEVVFRFFDKRRTGYINFDDFYETWKAHKTEDSLPFDWEGGWASLYIGSKKHRHTMTYPQFAQLLRGLQGERVRQGFTYFDKNKDGFIEPEHFQRIIRETASHKLSDYLLDNLPTLCNISVGSKISYANVRAFQNVIQQMDMIELIIRNATQKSHDGKITRADFLNEAARISRFNLYTPMEADILFHFAGLDEASGRLGLRDFARVLDPSWHRTGLLAAGGVSEAGQKVFATTKSIWHDILESVHHFALGSLAGAFGAFMVYPIDLVKTRMQNQRSSGVGHVLYKNSLDCAKKVIKNEGFKGLYSGVLPQLVGVAPEKAIKLTVNDLVRGKLTDKSTGQIKFTSEMLAGGTAGACQVVFTNPLEIVKIRLQIQGELSKNVEGVPRRSAMWIVRNLGLVGLYKGASACLLRDVPFSAIYFPTYSHLKRDVFGESPQKSLGVLQMLSAGAIAGMPAAYLTTPCDVIKTRLQVEARKGEVTYTGLRHAATTIWKEEGFKAFFKGGPARIMRSSPQFGFTLAGYEVLQRALPMPGSSHADASSLEPSMGLEEAKAPLPYLRSRNALKVILDLDENFGRPKMPAGSKFPGIPVFGKKPEA; via the exons ATGGCGACTGTCAAGGAAGAAGTGCGCGAGGTGCTGCTGGGCACGACAGACGAGCCCCAGCTATCGCAGCTCACACGCGCTGTCTTTATGAAGCACGCGGAAAAGGACGAGTCGGGTGAATACTACCTCAACGAGGATCAATTCATCACAGCTGTTGCGCCCGAGAGCGAGGACTAC CACAAGATCAAGCGTTTCCAGTATGGCATCCTCTTCCAGGTAGCTGACCGCGATCAAAAGGGCAAAGTCAGCATCCATGACTGGTCCGTCTTCCAGAACTTGCTTGCAAAGCCCGACGCCGAGTACGAGGTCGTCTTCCGCTTCTTCGATAAGCGGCGGACCGGCTACATCAACTTTGACGACTTCTACGAGACATGGAAGGCACACAAGACCGAGGACAGCCTGCCCTTTGACTGGGAGGGCGGCTGGGCATCGCTATACATTGGGTCTAAGAAGCACAGGCATACCATGACGTACCCTCAGTTCGCCCAGTTGCTGCGAGGGCTGCAGGGAGAGCGTGTTCGTCAGGGGTTCACCTACTTTGACAAGAACAAGGATGGTTTCATTGAGCCTGAGCATTTCCAGCGCATAATACGCGAGACTGCAAGCCACAAGCTCTCCGACTACCTCCTCGATAACCTCCCCACTCTTTGCAACATCTCGGTTGGCAGCAAGATCTCATACGCCAACGTCCGTGCCTTCCAGAATGTCATCCAACAAATGGACATGATCGAGCTTATAATCCGTAATGCCACACAAAAGAGTCATGACGGCAAAATCACTCGTGCAGACTTCCTCAATGAGGCTGCAAGGATAAGCCGATTCAACCTCTACACGCCCATGGAGGCAGATATCCTCTTCCACTTTGCTGGTCTGGACGAGGCTTCTGGACGACTCGGTCTGCGAGACTTTGCCCGAGTTCTCGACCCGTCCTGGCACCGAACAGGACTGTTGGCAGCTGGTGGCGTATCCGAGGCAGGCCAAAAGGTCTTTGCGACGACAAAGTCGATATGGCACGATATACTCGAGTCTGTCCACCACTTTGCTCTCGGATCCTTGGCTGGTGCTTTTGGTGCCTTTATGGTTTACCCCATTGATCTTGTCAAGACAAGGATGCAGAACCAGAGGAGTTCGGGCGTTGGGCATGTCCTCTACAAGAACTCGCTCGACTGCGCAAAGAAGGTCATCAAGAATGAGGGTTTCAAGGGTCTATACTCGGGTGTGCTTCCCCAGCTTGTCGGTGTAGCCCCGGAAAAGGCCATCAAGCTCACAGTAAACGACCTTGTCCGAGGCAAGCTGACGGACAAGTCGACTGGCCAAATCAAGTTCACTTCTGAGATGCTGGCTGGTGGTACTGCGGGTGCTTGCCAAGTT GTCTTTACCAACCCCCTTGAGATTGTCAAGATTCGATTACAGATCCAGGGTGAACTCTCCAAGAACGTTGAGGGTGTTCCAAGGCGATCTGCCATGTGGATTGTTAGGAACTTGGGTCTCGTTGGGTTGTACAAGGGAGCTAGCGCTTGTCTTTTGCGTGATG TCCCCTTCTCTGCCATCTACTTCCCCACTTACAGTCATCTGAAGAGGGACGTTTTCGGCGAGAGCCCCCAAAAGTCGTTGGGTGTACTACAGATGTTGAGCGCCGGTGCCATCGCCGGTATGCCTGCAGCCTATTTGACCACACCTTGTGACGTCATCAAGACTAGGTTACAGGTAGAGGCGCGAAAGGGTGAGGTTACTTACACTGGGCTTCGACATGCGGCAACGACGATTTGGAAGGAAGAGGGATTCAAGGCCTTCTTCAAGGGTGGTCCGGCCCGTATCATGCGATCGTCGCCGCAGTTCGGATTCACCTTGGCCGGCTACGAGGTGTTACAACGAG CGCTGCCAATGCCGGGCTCCAGTCATGCAGATGCGTCAAGCCTTGAGCCTTCAATGGGTCTCGAGGAAGCCAAGGCACCGCTGCCGTACCTCCGCAGCCGCAACGCACTCAAGGTGATCCTCGATCTGGACGAGAACTTCGGTAGACCCAAGATGCCTGCGGGTTCCAAGTTCCCAGGGATTCCCGTATTCGGCAAGAAGCCGGAAGCGTAG
- a CDS encoding Atrophin-1 domain containing protein translates to MDPNHPDIAQRASEVALNYSDSGTSDDEMLDVESPNTVAVSSNHNGALPAIPNTHPAVLQQTAQEALLSTPDPKATATHRDSVLEEDVIRHGGMLADRRSSQASVGPLGNSMRSNSLASNLNSVTSTLSNTSLHPPSQPFGSSPNGHAQENDTVTLGLRQLTIPQSRGVSMDTLPALQAISPARDGAAASPSQQLPSFRHMDDIARSATSDHEATRSNSFPHRPSLSSVGHSPTSMVRQLSMSSHSPAAPFPPMSASSPMSASEPPHRGDLFLRTTGGGVFSTDARRPSQAASDTGHYPATISSASTSESYQSSDGLSPGTQPAPIEQRPRHMSLDGALASRVLPPPLGSGLQHGIPSHATGSFKCDYPGCAAAPFQTQYLLNSHTNVHSSIRPHYCPVKDCPRGEGGKGFKRKNEMIRHGLVHQSPGYVCPFCPDREHKYPRPDNLQRHVRVHHPDKDKDDPELRDVLAQRPEGGSRGRRRRVSDSGH, encoded by the exons ATGGACCCAAACCACCCTGACATCGCCCAACGAGCAAGCGAAGTAGCCCTCAATTATTCAGACTCTGGTACCAGTGACGACGAAATGCTGGACGTTGAATCTCCCAACACAGTAGCCGTGTCGTCTAACCACAACGGTGCGCTGCCAGCAATTCCAAACACCCATCCTGCGGTCCTACAGCAGACAGCTCAAGAAGCCCTTCTATCCACTCCCGACCCAAAAGCAACAGCTACCCACAGAGACTCGGTACTGGAGGAGGATGTCATCAGACACGGCGGTATGCTAGCGGACAGGCGTTCATCCCAGGCTTCTGTCGGCCCCCTGGGCAATAGTATGCGGTCTAATTCCCTCGCTTCAAACTTGAACTCTGTCACCTCCACACTGTCAAATACATCGCTCCACCCACCAAGCCAGCCATTCGGGAGTTCCCCAAATGGCCATGCCCAAGAGAATGACACAGTAACACTTGGCTTGCGACAATTGACAATTCCTCAATCCAGAGGAGTTTCAATGGACACGCTTCCTGCATTACAGGCCATTTCCCCAGCGCGTGATGGAGCAGCTGCCTCTCCTAGCCAACAGCTACCCTCGTTCCGCCACATGGACGATATAGCGCGATCAGCAACAAGCGATCATGAGGCAACTCGATCAAATAGCTTCCCCCATCGGCCTTCACTGTCTTCTGTAGGACACTCACCAACCTCCATGGTCCGACAACTTTCCATGAGCTCTCATTCTCCAGCAGCACCTTTCCCCCCAATGAGCGCATCGTCTCCCATGAGTGCCAGCGAACCACCTCATCGTGGCGATTTGTTCCTAAGAACCACAGGCGGGGGCGTCTTTAGTACTGATGCACGGAGACCTTCACAAGCGGCATCGGACACTGGTCATTATCCTGCCACAATATCATCCGCTTCAACAAGTGAGAGCTACCAAAGCTCAGATGGCCTCAGTCCTGGTACACAGCCAGCACCTATCGAACAAAGGCCGCGACACATGAGCTTAGACGGTGCACTTGCATCGAGAGTGCTACCACCTCCGTTAGGCTCTGGTTTACAGCATGGCATTCCCTCACACGCCACCGGATCATTCAAATGCGACTATCCAGGCTGTGCTGCCGCTCCTTTCCAAACACAGTACCTTTTGAA TTCACATACAAACGTGCATTCGTCAATTCGACCACACTATTGTCCGGTGAAAGACTGTCCACGAGGTGAAGGCGGCAAAGGCTTCAAGCGGAAGAACGAAATGATACGACATGGACTCGTACACCAATCGCCGGGCTATGTATGCCCGTTCTGTCCAGACCGTGAACACAAGTATCCAAGACCGGACAATCTCCAGAG ACACGTACGTGTACATCATCCAGATAAAGACAAAGATGATCCCGAGCTGCGAGACGTGCTGGCCCAGCGTCCCGAAGGCGGCAGTCGTGGAAGGAGGCGGCGTGTGAGCGACTCTGGCCACTAA
- a CDS encoding GTPase SAR1 and related small G protein, protein MSARMQQGQRPGGSRFAQFKLVLLGESAVGKSSLVLRFVKDQFDDYRESTIGAAFLTQTIALDENTTVKFEIWDTAGQERYKSLAPMYYRNANCAVVVYDITQAASLDKAKAWVKELQRQANENIIIALAGNKLDLVTESPDKRAISTADAEQYAREAGLLFFETSAKTCENVKELFTAIAKKLPIDQAGPRNLRPGQQRQGVNLRPEANQTQGPAGCNC, encoded by the exons ATGTCGGCCAGGATGCAGCAAGGCCAACGGCCCGGAGGCTCTAGATTCGCCCAGTTTAAGCTGGTGCTGTTGG GAGAGTCCGCAGTCGGAAAG TCGTCTCTGGTATTGCGCTTCGTTAAG GACCAATTCGACGACTACCGGGAATCTACTATTGGCGCCGCCTTCCTCACCCAAACCATCGCCCTCGATGAGAACACAACGGTCAAGTTTGAGATCTGGGATACAGCAGGCCAGGAGCGCTACAAGTCGCTTGCGCCCATGTACTACAGAAATGCAAACTGCGCCGTAGTCGTATATGACATCACACAGGCC GCATCTTTGGATAAGGCCAAGGCCTGGGTCAAGGAGCTTCAACGCCAAGCGAACGAGAACATCATCATCGCTCTTGCTGGAAACAAGCTCGATCTTGTTACAGAATCGCCCGATAAGCGCGCCATCTCTACTGCCGATGCAGAACAATATGCCCGCGAGGCCGGCCTGCTCTTCTTTGAGACATCGGCAAAGACGTGCGAGAACGTAAAGGAGCTCTTCACAGCTATTGCAAAGAAGCTGCCTATTGACCAGGCAGGCCCACGGAACCTGAGGCCAGGCCAGCAACGACAGGGGGTCAACCTAAGGCCGGAAGCCAACCAGACACAGGGACCTGCAGGGTGCAACTGCTAG
- a CDS encoding Phosphoinositide polyphosphatase (Sac family), translating into MTVALPYRDINVHSSPSHYAFSSPSSPSAPTLVIDRPSGDIRLHDGKLLGSKRVSSIAGILGIIKLRLDKYIIVITKAQPMGRIKGHMIYKIVATEFLSLREKPLHDPDEDNYLSLLKTLLKTSPLFFSYSFDITNTFQRQAHLDPSIPLWKRADDRFYWNRFVSSDLIDFRGGLSGGYGRHSSGNHPGADPYILPIMYGMMEIKNTSIKGTPLTFILITRRSRLKAGTRYFSRGIDENGNVSNFNETEQTIILNDKASSGPGGFGANQNGAAGAAAGKETQVLAYVQTRGSVPVYWAEINTLKYTPKLQVRGVENALPAAKKHFAEQIRLYGDNWMVNLVNQKGREQRVKEAYEEMVNLLHTSPAENVEGDRITPEKFHIIDPARAQTVYDRLHYVYFDFHNETKGLRWDRAKLLLNQLEPHILKHGYFCGVDMPGDAGGVEVRRHQTAVVRTNCMDCLDRTNVVQSMLGRYVLSRMLIDLGLMREGESAEEDQAFEHLFRNVWADNADVVSKSYSGTGALKTDFTRLGVRTKQGALQDLNNSITRYCLNNFADGPRQDAFDLFLGTYLPSDSAMSGQLLFADRRPLFIQSIPYILAASIFLILVGTFTRRAPDAAVWPLRLLLLLSILTAAVCFNFIWSNGTLYVNWPKLNRQPPQIEAFQETLSKVSQHSVVGPLVGTKHERGKSDARLLGLEEGKKRIE; encoded by the exons ATGACTGTCGCCTTGCCTTATCGCGACATCAATGTGCACTCGTCGCCCTCGCACTATGCcttctcctcgccctctTCTCCCTCAGCACCTACGCTTGTGATAGATCGCCCCTCAGGCGACATCCGCCTGCACGATGGAAAGCTGCTGGGCTCGAAGCGCGTTTCGAGCATTGCAGGTATTCTCGGTATCATCAAGTTGCGACTAG ACAAGTACATAATCGTCATTACCAAGGCCCAGCCCATGGGCAGGATAAAGGGACACATGATCTACAAGATTGTCGCGACCGAGTTTCTATCATTACGCGAAAAGCCGCTGCACGACCCTGATGAGGACAACTACCTCAGTCTGCTCAAGACGCTCCTCAAGACCTCGCCCTTGTTCTTCTCCTACTCATTCGACATCACCAACACCTTCCAGCGACAGGCACACCTTGACCCTTCGATCCCCCTATGGAAGCGCGCCGACGATCGCTTCTACTGGAACCGCTTCGTGTCCAGCGACCTTATCGACTTTCGCGGAGGACTAAGCGGCGGATATGGAAGGCACTCGAGTGGGAACCACCCCGGCGCGGACCCCTACATCCTCCCTATCATGTATGGCATGATGGAGATCAAGAACACCTCGATCAAGGGGACTCCGCTTACTTTCATCCTCATCACCCGGCGGTCGCGTCTCAAGGCTGGAACGAGATACTTTTCGCGCGGCATCGACGAGAATGGCAACGTCTCCAACTTCAACGAGACAGAACAGACCATCATATTGAACGACAAAGCTTCAAGCGGACCAGGAGGCTTTGGCGCAAACCAGAACGGTGCTGCGGGTGCTGCCGCTGGCAAGGAGACGCAGGTACTCGCATATGTTCAGACAAGAGGCAGTGTACCCGTGTACTGGGCTGAGATCAACACCCTAAAGTACACTCCTAAGCTCCAGGTCCGCGGAGTCGAGAACGCCCTGCCAGCGGCAAAGAAGCATTTTGCTGAACAAATCCGACTATACGGTGATAACTGGATGGTCAACCTTGTCAACCAGAAGGGTCGTGAGCAGCGAGTCAAGGAAGCATACGAAGAGATGGTCAACCTGCTCCACACTTCGCCGGCCGAGAATGTTGAAGGCGACAGGATAACACCCGAAAAGTTTCACATCATCGACCCTGCGAGGGCCCAGACGGTATACGATCGCTTGCACTACGTCTACTTTGACTTTCACAACGAAACCAAGGGACTGCGATGGGACCGCGCGAAGCTTTTATTGAACCAACTGGAGCCGCATATCCTGAAGCACGGCTACTTTTGCGGTGTTGACATGCCAGGAGATGCTGGCGGTGTAGAAGTCAGACGCCACCAGACCGCCGTTGTGCGAACCAACTGTATGGACTGCCTCGACCGCACCAACGTCGTGCAGAGCATGCTTGGTCGCTATGTCCTCTCGCGCATGCTCATCGACCTCGGTCTGATGCGCGAAGGCGAGAGTGCAGAAGAAGACCAGGCGTTTGAGCACCTCTTCCGCAACGTGTGGGCCGACAACGCCGACGTCGTCTCAAAGTCATACTCTGGCACTGGAGCGCTCAAAACAGACTTCACCCGCCTCGGTGTACGAACAAAGCAGGGTGCCCTCCAGGATCTCAACAATTCCATCACACGCTACTGCCTCAACAACTTCGCCGACGGGCCCCGCCAGGATGCCTTTGACCTCTTCCTCGGCACATACCTCCCCAGCGACTCTGCCATGAGCGGTCAACTCCTCTTTGCAGACCGCCGCCCCCTATTCATCCAATCAATACCCTACATCCTCGCCGCAAGCATCTTCCTCATTCTCGTTGGCACCTTCACGCGCCGCGCCCCTGATGCTGCTGTCTGGCCTCTGCGCCTTCTGCTTCTTTTGTCGATCCTTACAGCGGCGGTATGCTTCAACTTTATCTGGAGCAATGGCACTCTTTAC GTGAACTGGCCTAAACTCAACCGCCAACCTCCCCAGATCGAAGCCTTCCAGGAGACGCTGTCCAAGGTAAGTCAGCACTCTGTTGTTGGGCCGCTTGTTGGCACCAAACATGAGCGGGGGAAGAGTGATGCGCGATTACTTGGCTTGGAAGAGGGTAAGAAGAGGATTGAGTAG
- a CDS encoding Mitofilin multi-domain protein, which produces MLRASILRARPAVRPLARAARPQWHVAQRFYVDDKKNLGETAVPNPAPTTQPSSSPSNPTPVQENTIPASEVPKGPPAPDSTIGASRDAPTTQPSTTPPTGTGTASVAPDPIKPLPKKKRRRFRRFLLWLTILSGLGYAGGVWYSLVSDNFHDFFTEYIPYGEDAVAYFEEREFRRRFPGRAGEPRLHPQISGENKVTIPGRSGLTARPAKENSSDLASRGPHVSAVDDNKKQDKTESGGQQPKVSSQTPVAKEQPVQATETASSKAITPLDHLNVPSATEPVVQDVVKIVNDIITVVNADNAHDGKYNSALDKAKSELTKVVSDINAMKETLEQQAEAKVKAAHAEFDQAAKELIQRLDHQMQAQETQFKEEFENERERLSQSYKERLQSELQAAQKVYEQSLKNRLLEQSIKMQKSFTATVRERVEAEREGRLGKLNELSSSVHELEKLTAEWNSVVDANLKTQHLVVAVEAVKSALETQVVPKPFVTELAALKEIAADDPVVSAAIASINPAAYQRGIPSSALLIDRFRRVAGEVRKAALLPEDAGMASHLASLAMSKVLFKKSGLAVGADVEAVLARTEVLLEEGDLDAAAREMNGLQGWAKVLSKDWLSECRRVLEVKQALDVIATEARLNSLLID; this is translated from the coding sequence ATGCTGCGTGCCTCGATTCTTCGGGCTCGTCCAGCTGTCCGGCCATTGGCTCGGGCCGCCCGCCCGCAATGGCATGTCGCCCAGCGCTTCTATGTCGACGACAAGAAGAACTTGGGCGAAACAGCTGTTCCCAACCCGGCCCCTACTACGCAGCCGTCATCAAGTCCATCAAACCCGACACCTGTTCAGGAAAACACCATCCCCGCCTCTGAAGTGCCCAAAGGTCCACCTGCCCCAGACAGTACCATAGGCGCATCCCGCGATGCCCCAACCACACAGCCCTCGACAACACCACCAACTGGTACCGGCACGGCCAGTGTAGCGCCCGATCCAATCAAGCCACTACCAAAGAAGAAGCGACGGAGGTTCCGCAGGTTTCTCCTCTGGCTCACTATCCTCTCTGGCCTTGGCTACGCAGGTGGTGTCTGGTACTCGCTTGTCTCGGACAACTTCCACGATTTCTTCACCGAGTACATTCCATATGGCGAGGACGCGGTTGCATACTTTGAGGAGCGTGAATTCCGACGGCGCTTCCCGGGCCGTGCTGGCGAACCCAGGCTCCACCCCCAGATTTCTGGCGAGAACAAGGTCACCATTCCTGGAAGGAGCGGACTGACTGCACGCCCCGCAAAGGAAAACAGCAGCGACCTCGCCAGCCGTGGCCCACATGTCAGTGCAGTGGACGACAACAAGAAGCAGGACAAGACCGAGTCGGGTGGACAACAGCCAAAGGTCTCCTCGCAGACTCCAGTAGCCAAAGAACAGCCCGTCCAGGCCACCGAGACTGCTTCATCCAAAGCCATTACTCCGCTTGACCACCTTAACGTACCCTCTGCCACTGAGCCCGTCGTGCAAGATGTTGTCAAGATTGTCAACGACATCATCACCGTCGTCAACGCAGACAATGCCCACGATGGCAAGTACAACTCTGCGCTAGACAAGGCCAAGAGTGAACTCACAAAGGTCGTTTCCGACATCAACGCCATGAAGGAGACGCTCGAACAGCAAGCAGAGGCCAAGGTCAAGGCCGCCCATGCTGAGTTCGACCAAGCCGCCAAGGAGCTGATCCAGCGTCTGGACCACCAAATGCAGGCACAGGAGACGCAGTTCAAGGAAGAGTTCGAGAATGAGCGTGAGCGCCTGTCCCAGTCATACAAGGAGAGGCTCCAGTCGGAGCTACAAGCTGCACAGAAGGTGTACGAGCAGAGCCTCAAGAAccgcctcctcgaacagAGCATCAAGATGCAAAAGTCTTTCACAGCCACCGTACGGGAACGTGTCGAGGCCGAACGTGAGGGTCGTCTTGGCAAGCTGAATGAACTCTCTTCATCAGTTCACGAGCTTGAGAAACTTACTGCCGAATGGAACAGTGTTGTGGACGCAAACTTGAAGACACAGCATTTGGTTGTCGCCGTTGAGGCCGTCAAGTCTGCACTCGAAACCCAAGTCGTTCCCAAGCCTTTTGTCACGGAGCTGGCTGCTCTCAAGGAGATTGCCGCTGATGATCCAGTTGTGAGCGCTGCTATTGCCAGCATCAACCCCGCCGCATACCAGCGCGGCATTCCCAGCTCGGCTCTGCTAATTGATCGTTTCCGTCGCGTTGCAGGAGAAGTCAGGAAAGCTGCTCTCCTGCCTGAAGACGCAGGCATGGCGTCCCATCTTGCTTCCCTGGCCATGTCCAAGGTCCTCTTCAAGAAGTCGGGTCTTGCTGTTGGTGCAGATGTTGAAGCCGTCCTTGCACGAACCGAGGTTCTGCTCGAAGAGGGTGATCTGGACGCTGCCGCGCGTGAAATGAATGGCCTGCAGGGGTGGGCAAAGGTACTAAGCAAGGATTGGTTGAGCGAGTGCAGGCGAGTACTTGAGGTCAAGCAAGCGCTAGACGTTATTGCTACGGAGGCACGTCTAAACAGCCTACTCATCGACTAG
- a CDS encoding Pro-kuma-activ multi-domain protein encodes MHFFASAVLVAIAASDALASPVKARSPYAVKETHYVPREWQKLGRAHGAKTIQLQIGLKQGRFEELDRHLHEVSDPDHVRYGQHLTPEEVDELVAPTSETYNLVHEWLRENGISTDNLGYSSAKDWVIVHLPIEMVESLLDTEYHTYKHKDGSVVARTTKWSLPRHLHSHIDTVQPTTSFFKTTAQASTLYDEQAEVPASYKTPLNNTIAAVCNVTSVTPECFQTLYKTKWYQTKASHKNSVAFNNFLGEIPIRPDTKKFLEKYRPEAVSQAYGFKTISIDNGPLQDGALTLNQSAKGTSREANLDVQAIAGISWKTPITSYSTGGSPPFTPDITTPTNTNEPYLVWVNWLLTQRSIPNIISTSYGDSEQTVPRAYAERVCRQFAQVGARGTTLFFSSGDSGIGGTDSCYTNDGTNKYQFNPNFPASCPYVTTVGATMNFQPEEAAYRPSRNTTAGFRDLYASGSGFSNYFSRPSYQDKVVPKYIKELNGTYDGLYNKTGRGYPDLAAQGLYFAYFWNGTEGTISGTSASSPLTAGIFALVNDALISKGKPTLGFLNPWLYKKGYKGLTDITKGTSHGCNVDGFPVTKGWDPVTGFGTPDFPELVKLAC; translated from the exons ATGCATTTTTTTGCGTCTGCTGTGTTGGTTGCCATCGCTGCAAGTGATGCGCTTGCATCACCTGTGAAGGCGAGATCGCCGTATGCGGTCAAGGAAACGCACTATGTACCACGCGAGTGGCAGAAGCTCGGCAGAGCCCATGGAGCGAAGACCATTCAGCTGCAGATTGGTCTCAAGCAGGGGAGGTTTGAGGAGCTTGATCGTCATCTTCACGAGG TCTCGGATCCTGACCATGTtcgttatggccagcatTTGACCCCCGAAGAGGTCGACGAGCTTGTTGCTCCCACCTCGGAGACCTATAATTTGGTTCATGAATGGCTCCGTGAGAACGGCATCAGCACCGACAACTTGGGTTACAGCTCGGCAAAGGACTGGGTTATCGTTCACCTTCCCATTGAGATGGTTGAGAGTCTTCTCGACACAGAATATCACACGTACAAGCACAAGGATGGCTCTGTCGTTGCCCGCACGACTAAATGGTCGCTTCCCCGCCACCTTCATAGCCACATCGATACCGTGCAGCCCACCACTTCATTCTTCAAGACCACAGCTCAGGCTTCGACCTTGTATGATGAGCAGGCTGAGGTTCCCGCGAGCTACAAGACTCCCTTGAACAACACAATTGCTGCCGTCTGCAACGTGACATCCGTCACCCCTGAGTGCTTTCAAACTCTCTACAAGACAAAGTGGTACCAAACCAAAGCCAGCCACAAAAACAGCGTCGCCTTCAACAATTTCCTTGGCGAGATTCCTATCCGCCCAGACACCAAGAAGTTCCTCGAGAAGTACAGACCAGAGGCCGTCTCACAGGCTTACGGCTTCAAGACCATTTCCATTGACAACGGACCCCTCCAAGACGGAGCTCTCACCCTAAACCAGTCAGCCAAAGGCACCAGCAGGGAAGCCAACCTTGACGTCCAGGCCATCGCGGGCATCAGCTGGAAAACTCCCATCACCTCTTACTCAACCGGTGGCTCGCCCCCTTTCACCCCTGACATTACCACCCCCACGAACACAAACGAGCCCTACCTCGTATGGGTAAACTGGCTCTTGACCCAGCGTAGCATCCCCAACATCATCTCTACATCGTACGGCGACAGCGAGCAAACCGTTCCCCGCGCCTATGCCGAGCGTGTATGCCGCCAATTCGCCCAAGTCGGTGCCCGTGGAACAACCCTTTTCTTCTCCTCTGGTGACAGCGGTATTGGCGGCACAGACTCCTGCTACACAAACGACGGCACCAACAAGTACCAATTCAACCCCAACTTCCCGGCCTCTTGCCCCTACGTCACCACTGTCGGCGCTACCATGAACTTCCAGCCCGAAGAAGCCGCATACAGACCTTCTCGCAACACGACTGCCGGATTCCGGGACCTATACGCTAGCGGCAGTGGATTCAGCAACTACTTCTCCCGCCCCTCTTACCAAGACAAGGTTGTGCCCAAGTACATCAAGGAGCTTAACGGCACGTATGACGGTCTTTACAACAAGACTGGCCGTGGATACCCCGATCTCGCTGCCCAGGGTCTGTACTTTGCCTACTTCTGGAACGGAACGGAGGGTACCATTTCCGGTACTTCGGCCTCTTCACCCCTGACCGCTGGTATCTTCGCCCTGGTCAATGACGCACTAATTTCAAAGGGAAAGCCTACGCTGGGCTTCTTGAACCCTTGGTTGTACAAGAAGGGTTACAAGGGCCTTACAGATATCACAAAGGGAACGAGCCATGGATGCAATGTTGATGGTTTCCCGGTCACCAAGGGCTGGGACCCTGTTACTGGGTTCGGTACTCCTGA